GCGCGGCGGGCCAGATCGTACCAACGCCGCAGCAGATGGCGCAGGGCGGGCGACGCGCCGGCCAGACGCAGACTCCGGAGCAGATCGAGGCCGCGCGCAGACAGCAGGCCGAGGTCCGCGCGTGGCGCCTGTCGGCGCCGTCCAGCCGGTTGAAGCAACTGCGACAGATGTACGAGAAGGCCGGCGTGCTGATCGACGTCCTGAAAGTGGACGACCTGTACACGATCTCGAACGAGGAACTCGACTACTTCTTCCAGATGGCGCGCGATCTCGGCGCGCGCGCCGTGTCGTCTGAACTGCCCGGGACCCGCAGCGACACCCGGCGCATCGGCGCGTTTGCCGACAAGCACAAGGTGTTCGTGGCCTATCACCACCACGCACAGGCCACCGCTGCGCTGTACGAGCAGATCTTCGATGAGGCGCGCTACAACGGGGCCAACATCGACATCGGTCACTGGACGGCGACGCTCAACGAGTCACCGCTGCCATTCATCGCCAGGCACGCCGATCGTATCCCCCACATCCACGTGAAGGACCGTCGGTTCGGGACCAACGGTGGCGAGAACCGGCCGTTCGGCCAGGGCGACACGCCGCTGCGCCAGATCCTGCAGGCGATCCGCGACAACAAGTGGGACATCCGGCCGATCATCGAGTTCGAGTACCGCATCCCCGACGGTTCCACGCGCGTCGCCGAGATCGCCAAGTGCCTGCAGTACTGCCGGGAGTCGTTACTGGCCTGATACTGCTGCTCGACGCTGCCTGCAACATCGTCCCGGTTGTCACCGGCGCGCCGCTTTCGACGTCGGCGACGCCGTGGGGGTACGTCGCGGCGACAGTGAAGTCCTTGCTGATCGCGATGCTGACGCCAGGCACGTTGAACTGCTTCAACAGGGGCTCGACGACCGCTCGACCCGCACGCTTCCGGTCGGCAGACGAGAACCGCTGACGAAACGCTCCAGGGTGTCGCGCCATGCCGCATGGCGAGCAACGCGTCGACCAGGCACACTCGATGTCGACCAGGGGTGAGGGTGGTGCGCCCGGTGGGACTCGAACCCACGACCAACGGCTTAAAAGGCCGCTGCTCTACCGACTGAGCTACAGGCGCGCGTGCGTCAGTTTACCAGCCGCCGCGCACCACGCCGACAGCATCACGGCGCGGCCTCGGAGAGCCGGCCCCACCTTCGGGCCTCTACCGCCAGCGGAACAGCCGGAGCGCCGCCACGAAACTCACGACGCCCCAGATGGCCAGGATCGCTATCTGCCCCCACAGTGCCGTCAGCCCGCTGCCGTCGATCATCACGCCCCGCAACGCCTGGTTCAGGGCCGTGAGCGGCAGCGCCGCGATGAACGGCTGCATCGCGTCCGGGAAGTTCTCCGACGCGAAGAACACGCCCGAGAACACCCACATGGGCACCATCACGAGGTTCATCAGCCCGGACACGCCCTCGATCGTCTGCGCGCGGCTCGCGGTGAGAAGCCCGAGCCCCGAGAACACCATCGCGCCCAGCAGACAGAAGGCGGACAGCAGCAGCCACGACCCGTTGACGGGCACGCCGAAGACAAGCGTCGCGAACCCGAGGAGCACGCTCACCTCGAGCACGAGGAACATGAGCCGCGCGGCGATCTGCGACAGTAGATAGTCGCGGCGACGCATGGGCGTGGCCACGAGGCGCTTCAACAGCTTGCGCATCCTCGCCGTGACCACCGAGAACGCCACGCTCCACATGCCGGTGCCCATGATGTTCATGCCCAGCAACCCTGGCACGACCCAGTCGATGTAGCGCGAACCCGGCACCGTCACGAGGCGCTCGGTGGTTGCCGCCGCGGACGTCCGGCCCGCCGCCGTCTGCAACACCTCGTCGACGGCGTAGCGACCCACGCGACTCTCGGGACGACTGGGATCGAACTCGTACGTGAGCGGCGATCCCGGCACGACGAGCAGATGGATCGCGCCGTTGCGCAGCGCGACGTCGGCCTCCGCGCGATCGACCGCCCGAACGCGCATGGTCGGCGCGGCCTCGAGCGTGCGCACGATGGGCGCGTCGCTTCCCTGCGCATCGCGCAGCACGCCCACGAGTACGGCGGGCGTGCCCTGCTCGCGGAACGCCAGTCCCAGCGCGCACGAGAGCAGCACCGGGAACGCGAACACCCAGAACACGGCCTCGGGTTCGCGCAGGAACTCCCGGAAGCGCGTGAGCGTGAGTTCGAGCAGCGGATGGTGCAGGCGCATGCGTGTCGTCGGTGCGCAACTACTCGCGCAGGTGACGCCCCGTCAGCGCAACGAACACGTCTTCGAGCGTGGCGCTGTGCGTGGTGAGCAGCGTGAACGCGTCAGGATCCGCCACTGTCGCCAGCAACGAGGGCAGCGCTTCGTGCAGGTGCGACACGATGAGCGTGCCGCGTCCGTCGGCAACAGACGCTCGGCGCACACCGGGCAGCGCGGTGAGCACCGCCACGTCGGGCAAGACGCGCCCTTGGTCAAGGGCGAACTCCACCACGTGTTCCGCGCCGAGCGACGCGATCAGGTCGGCAGGCGTGCCAAGAGCGATCACGCGTCCCCGATCGACGATGGCCACGCGATCGCAGAGCACCTGCGCCTCGTCCATGTAGTGCGTGGTGATCAGCACCGTGCGCCCCCGCGCCTTGTATGTCGCCAGCAGATCCCACAGTTGACGACGCGACTGCGGATCGAGTCCCGTCGTCGGTTCGTCGAGAAACAGCAGATCGGGATCGCCCGCGAGCGCACACGCCAGGGCCAGGCGCTGCTTCTGCCCGCCCGACAGCTTGCTGTACCAGGCGTCGCGCTTCGCTTCGAGTCCCACGCTCGCGAGCAGGTCCTCCACCGTTGGCCCCTGGTGGTAAAACGACCGGAACAACCGCAGCAACTCCGTGGTGGTGAGCTTGTCGTTGAGCTGTGTTTCCTGCAACTGGATGCCGAGTCGTTGCTGCAGACGCGCGGCATCGGCCGCCCACCGGAGTCCCAGCACCTCGACGTCGCCTGCATCGGCGGTGTTGAGGCCTTCGAGGATCTCGATGGTGGTCGTCTTGCCTGCCCCGTTCGGACCGAGCAGCCCGAAGCACTCGCCGGCACGCACCTCGAGATCCAGGCCGTCGACGGCGACCACCTCGCCGTAGCGCTTCACGAGACCACGGCAACGCAACGCAAGGCGATCCGGCGACGGGGCCGATGCATCAGCGGGCCGAGTCACCGGATTCTGCGTCGCCGGCATCTCACGCAGGCAGGGTGAACCACCGCCCGGCGACGGTGTCCTCGCGGAGGATGGTGTCGAGACGATCGGAGCCCGTCGAGATGAGCCCGACGGGCACGCCGCAGATTTCTTCGAGCGTGGCGATGTACGCGCGCGCTTCGGCCGGCAGTTCCTCGAAGCGCTTCACGCCCGCCGTCGGGGCAGTCCAACCGGGTACGTCGGTGTACACGGGGGTACAACGTGCAAGCTGCCCGATGTCTGACGGGAAGTGCTCCACCGTCTCGCCATCCGCGGTGTAGGCCGTGCAGATCCTGAGCGTCTCGAAGCCGTCGAGCACGTCCATCTTCGTGATAGCCAGAGCGTCGAGGCCGTTCACGCGCACGGCATACCGCAGCGCGACGGCGTCGAACCAGCCGCAGCGCCGCGGCCGACCGGTGACCGATCCGTACTCGCTGCCGCCATCGCGCAGCCGCTGGCCCATCTCGTCGAGCAGTTCGCTCGGGAACGGCCCCTCGCCCACACGCGTCGTGTACGCCTTGGCCACGCCCATCACGCCGGTGATGTGCTTGGGCCCGATGCCCAGCCCGGTGCAGATACCGCCGGTGGTCGCGTTCGACGAGGTGACGTACGGATACGTCCCGTGATCGATGTCGAGCAGCGTACCCTGCGCGCCTTCGAACATCACGCGCTGGCCCGACGCGATCGCGCGATCGAGCAGGAGCGACGTGTCGGTGACGAACGGCGCCAGGCGCATCCACACGCGATCGAGCTCGGCGATCACGTCGCGCCAGTCCATGTGCGCGCCGGGGATGATCTGGTTGCGCGCCTCCACGTTGTGACGCACGGCGTCCTCGAGCATCTGCCGCGACGCGCGATCCGACAGGTCGCCCACACGAATGCCGCGACGTCCGATCTTGTCCTCGTACGCCGGCCCGATGCCGCGCGACGTGGTGCCGATCTTCCGCTCGCCGCGCTTGGCCTCGGAGAGGACGTCGAGTTCCTTGTGATACGGCAGGATCAGGTGCGCCTTGCTGCTCACGAACAGCCGGCCCGTGACGTCGATACCCGCCGCCGAAATCTCGTCGATCTCGGCAAACAACGCCTGCGGATCCACGACGAGTCCGTTGCCGATGACGCACGACACGCCGGAATGCAGGATGCCCGACGGCAGCAGACGCAGGATGAACTTGCGCCCGTTGACGTACACGGTGTGCCCGGCGTTGTGCCCACCCTGGTACCGCGTGACGTAGGAGAAGTTCGGCGTGAGCAGGTCGACGATCTTGCCCTTGCCCTCGTCGCCCCACTGGGCGCCCAACACGGCGATGTTCATGACGGGAGACACTTCGTGCGAAGGAAGCAGGCGCGCGACATTGCGCGACAACGGAACACGCCATCCTAACAAACCGCACCTGCCGGCGCCACCATCTGACGTCCGCATGTCACGGTTGACAGTGCGGGTCCTCGTCCGTAGG
This genomic window from Acidobacteriota bacterium contains:
- a CDS encoding ABC transporter permease; translation: MRLHHPLLELTLTRFREFLREPEAVFWVFAFPVLLSCALGLAFREQGTPAVLVGVLRDAQGSDAPIVRTLEAAPTMRVRAVDRAEADVALRNGAIHLLVVPGSPLTYEFDPSRPESRVGRYAVDEVLQTAAGRTSAAATTERLVTVPGSRYIDWVVPGLLGMNIMGTGMWSVAFSVVTARMRKLLKRLVATPMRRRDYLLSQIAARLMFLVLEVSVLLGFATLVFGVPVNGSWLLLSAFCLLGAMVFSGLGLLTASRAQTIEGVSGLMNLVMVPMWVFSGVFFASENFPDAMQPFIAALPLTALNQALRGVMIDGSGLTALWGQIAILAIWGVVSFVAALRLFRWR
- a CDS encoding sugar phosphate isomerase/epimerase — its product is MAITRREFGRVTLASTPVVGALLRGTVTGAITQTPPVMSRWSGVQVGLNVPYSLGTGNNIAAEDLLERIVAVGVGSVELRAQPVEHFLGSPTVRAAAEAATAREAARAAGQIVPTPQQMAQGGRRAGQTQTPEQIEAARRQQAEVRAWRLSAPSSRLKQLRQMYEKAGVLIDVLKVDDLYTISNEELDYFFQMARDLGARAVSSELPGTRSDTRRIGAFADKHKVFVAYHHHAQATAALYEQIFDEARYNGANIDIGHWTATLNESPLPFIARHADRIPHIHVKDRRFGTNGGENRPFGQGDTPLRQILQAIRDNKWDIRPIIEFEYRIPDGSTRVAEIAKCLQYCRESLLA
- a CDS encoding ABC transporter ATP-binding protein; the protein is MPATQNPVTRPADASAPSPDRLALRCRGLVKRYGEVVAVDGLDLEVRAGECFGLLGPNGAGKTTTIEILEGLNTADAGDVEVLGLRWAADAARLQQRLGIQLQETQLNDKLTTTELLRLFRSFYHQGPTVEDLLASVGLEAKRDAWYSKLSGGQKQRLALACALAGDPDLLFLDEPTTGLDPQSRRQLWDLLATYKARGRTVLITTHYMDEAQVLCDRVAIVDRGRVIALGTPADLIASLGAEHVVEFALDQGRVLPDVAVLTALPGVRRASVADGRGTLIVSHLHEALPSLLATVADPDAFTLLTTHSATLEDVFVALTGRHLRE
- a CDS encoding serine hydrolase, with translation MARHPGAFRQRFSSADRKRAGRAVVEPLLKQFNVPGVSIAISKDFTVAATYPHGVADVESGAPVTTGTMLQAASSSSIRPVTTPGSTAGTWRSRRRAWNRRGCGTRTR
- a CDS encoding adenylosuccinate synthase, with the translated sequence MNIAVLGAQWGDEGKGKIVDLLTPNFSYVTRYQGGHNAGHTVYVNGRKFILRLLPSGILHSGVSCVIGNGLVVDPQALFAEIDEISAAGIDVTGRLFVSSKAHLILPYHKELDVLSEAKRGERKIGTTSRGIGPAYEDKIGRRGIRVGDLSDRASRQMLEDAVRHNVEARNQIIPGAHMDWRDVIAELDRVWMRLAPFVTDTSLLLDRAIASGQRVMFEGAQGTLLDIDHGTYPYVTSSNATTGGICTGLGIGPKHITGVMGVAKAYTTRVGEGPFPSELLDEMGQRLRDGGSEYGSVTGRPRRCGWFDAVALRYAVRVNGLDALAITKMDVLDGFETLRICTAYTADGETVEHFPSDIGQLARCTPVYTDVPGWTAPTAGVKRFEELPAEARAYIATLEEICGVPVGLISTGSDRLDTILREDTVAGRWFTLPA